The Rhodococcus sp. X156 genome window below encodes:
- a CDS encoding TetR family transcriptional regulator, producing MREAALELIDTEGLAALSMRRLATELGVQAPSLYHHVAGKTELLDSLVEQVGAGADASWFGEHAWDEALLRWGRTYHAALAAHPALAPLFVSSPGSSDAALRRIDRVHGGLVAAGWTPREATEIAAAVKFLVMGAASGSIAAGFPADPELYAGRYPNLGNAHRLASHRSRVDADAVELALVALVDGLRLRLDQRRAAGSSQQPG from the coding sequence GTGCGCGAGGCCGCCCTCGAGCTGATCGACACCGAGGGCCTGGCTGCGCTGAGCATGCGTCGGCTGGCCACGGAGCTGGGCGTGCAGGCCCCCTCGCTGTACCACCACGTGGCGGGCAAGACGGAGCTGCTGGACTCCCTGGTGGAGCAGGTGGGGGCCGGCGCGGACGCGTCCTGGTTCGGCGAGCACGCCTGGGACGAGGCGCTGCTGCGGTGGGGCCGCACGTACCACGCCGCACTGGCCGCGCACCCCGCGCTCGCCCCGCTCTTCGTCAGCTCTCCGGGCAGCTCGGACGCGGCGCTGCGCCGCATCGACCGCGTGCACGGCGGGCTGGTGGCTGCGGGATGGACGCCGCGCGAGGCCACCGAGATCGCGGCCGCGGTGAAGTTCCTGGTGATGGGCGCGGCGTCGGGGTCGATCGCGGCGGGGTTTCCGGCCGACCCGGAGCTGTACGCGGGCCGCTACCCCAACCTGGGCAACGCCCACCGCCTGGCCAGCCACCGCAGCCGGGTGGACGCCGACGCGGTGGAGCTGGCGCTGGTGGCCCTGGTGGACGGCCTGCGCCTGCGGCTGGACCAGCGGCGGGCAGCCGGCTCGAGCCAGCAGCCCGGCTAG
- a CDS encoding sterol carrier family protein gives MATRGPVDQAQMRAAVLAVLPWLDDPRVPEPDRSSLAAAVRLSARTLAQAAPGNSVEVRVPPFVAVQCIAGPRHTRGTPPNVVELDPRTWLLLVTGRTTFDAARAQALLQSSGTRAEEIAHWLPLLRP, from the coding sequence GTGGCTACCCGTGGACCCGTCGACCAGGCCCAGATGCGTGCGGCGGTGCTGGCGGTGCTGCCCTGGCTGGACGACCCACGGGTGCCCGAGCCCGACCGGAGCTCGCTGGCGGCGGCGGTGCGGCTGTCGGCTCGCACGCTGGCCCAGGCCGCGCCGGGCAACAGCGTGGAGGTGCGGGTGCCGCCGTTCGTGGCGGTGCAGTGCATCGCCGGGCCGCGGCACACCCGCGGCACCCCGCCCAACGTGGTGGAGCTCGATCCGCGCACCTGGCTGCTGCTGGTGACGGGACGGACCACCTTTGACGCGGCCCGAGCGCAGGCGCTGCTGCAGTCGTCCGGGACCCGGGCCGAGGAGATCGCTCACTGGCTGCCGCTGCTGCGTCCTTAG
- the purF gene encoding amidophosphoribosyltransferase, with amino-acid sequence MVKAEHSPAAQDSPAALEDDSPREECGVFGVWAPGEDVAKLTYYGLYALQHRGQEAAGIAVADGTQVLVFKDLGLVSQVFDEQTLSALRGHVAVGHTRYSTTGVTSWDNAQPTFRTTAAGTGIALGHNGNLVNTAELSQRTRELGLLPPRGGMNSTTDSDVVAGLLAHAAADSTVEQAAMALLPTLRGAFCLAFMDENTLYAARDPQGVHPLCLGRLERGWVVASETAALDIVGASFVREIEPGELLAIDADGLRSTRFAQAEPKGCVFEYVYLARPDTTIAGRSVHSTRVEIGRLLAREHPAEGDLVIPVPESGTPAAIGYAQESGIPYGQGLVKNSYVGRTFIQPSQTIRQLGIRLKLNPLKEIIRGKKLVVVDDSIVRGNTQRALVRMLREAGALEVHVRIASPPVRWPCFYGIDFASPAELIANGLDTADGIFEGVRRAIGADSLGYVSIDGMVEATEQPRDRLCSACFDGHYPIPLARETKIDENVLGDMLDSAAEDLVRSVDAAIR; translated from the coding sequence GTGGTCAAAGCTGAACACTCGCCAGCCGCGCAGGACAGCCCCGCTGCGCTGGAGGACGACAGCCCTCGGGAGGAGTGCGGCGTCTTCGGTGTCTGGGCGCCCGGTGAGGACGTCGCCAAGCTCACCTACTACGGGCTCTACGCCCTGCAGCACCGCGGCCAGGAGGCCGCCGGCATCGCCGTGGCCGACGGCACGCAGGTGCTGGTGTTCAAGGACCTCGGGCTGGTCAGCCAGGTGTTCGACGAGCAGACCCTGAGCGCGCTGCGCGGGCACGTCGCCGTCGGGCACACCCGGTACTCCACCACCGGCGTCACCAGCTGGGACAACGCCCAGCCCACCTTCCGCACCACCGCCGCCGGAACCGGAATCGCCCTGGGCCACAACGGCAACCTGGTGAACACCGCCGAGCTCTCCCAGCGCACCCGTGAGCTGGGCCTGCTGCCTCCGCGCGGCGGCATGAACTCCACCACCGACTCCGACGTGGTCGCGGGACTGCTGGCGCACGCCGCGGCCGACTCCACCGTGGAGCAGGCCGCCATGGCGCTGCTGCCCACCCTGCGCGGCGCCTTCTGCCTGGCCTTCATGGACGAGAACACCCTCTACGCCGCCCGTGACCCGCAGGGCGTGCATCCGCTGTGCCTGGGCCGGCTGGAGCGAGGCTGGGTGGTGGCCAGCGAGACCGCGGCCCTCGACATCGTCGGCGCCTCCTTCGTCCGCGAGATCGAGCCCGGTGAGCTGCTGGCCATCGACGCCGACGGCCTGCGCTCCACCCGCTTCGCCCAGGCCGAGCCCAAGGGGTGCGTGTTCGAGTACGTCTACCTCGCCCGCCCGGACACCACCATCGCCGGGCGCTCCGTGCACTCCACCCGGGTGGAGATCGGCCGGCTGCTGGCGCGCGAGCACCCCGCCGAGGGCGACCTGGTCATCCCGGTGCCGGAGTCGGGCACCCCCGCCGCGATCGGCTACGCCCAGGAGTCGGGCATCCCCTACGGGCAGGGCCTGGTCAAGAACTCCTACGTCGGGCGCACCTTCATCCAGCCCTCGCAGACCATCCGCCAGCTCGGCATCAGGCTCAAGCTCAACCCGCTCAAGGAGATCATCCGCGGCAAGAAGCTCGTGGTGGTGGACGACTCCATCGTCCGCGGCAACACCCAGCGGGCCCTGGTGCGGATGCTGCGCGAGGCCGGTGCCCTCGAGGTGCACGTGCGCATCGCCTCCCCGCCGGTGCGCTGGCCCTGCTTCTACGGCATCGACTTCGCCAGCCCGGCCGAGCTCATCGCCAACGGCCTGGACACCGCCGACGGAATCTTCGAGGGTGTGCGCCGGGCCATCGGCGCCGACTCCCTGGGCTACGTGTCTATCGACGGGATGGTGGAGGCCACCGAGCAGCCCCGCGACCGGTTGTGCTCGGCCTGCTTCGACGGGCACTACCCGATCCCGCTGGCTCGCGAGACGAAGATCGACGAGAACGTGCTGGGCGACATGCTGGACAGCGCCGCGGAGGACCTGGTCCGCTCGGTCGACGCCGCCATCCGCTAG
- a CDS encoding alpha/beta hydrolase translates to MSDPRTVYAELTSGNLGAGPATTVAGGRSALAAELRTVADTRGQLVTLWFAGLGSASALRSLDQRSTDLGRADDDLSAAARLLGELATEQQRVHQVAGVLMQEWQRASQVLLPANPPLFELVTENVHSRLKEVQSIHRGELDRIARAFDGLAVQPAVGASASTPGDAALPAPGTQPAAVAAWWKSLTTEQQASLRSQHPDALSELDGLPPAVLDEVNRARLRRDHDSAQQQLDDADRRLRELGLSGTPDAMLLGSFPPEVRAAALDRATAEQLLQRTQQVDDAVRSAQAMAAQSPGTGPVQLLSYRSTGPGGLAISFGDPSLAKHVAVAVPGTSSGPGSPGLDQAAALRRAMDERDPGGSHATVQWVDYDAPDSIGDVQAVAQTGNAEKGAPTLVGDVAGWRAAAGAAQVGPPQHVTVVGHSYGSTVVGFAAQHGLAADDVALVGSPGVGATSADQLSPGRGHVWAGSAEHDPVVQLTRGSGLTSLPSGVGPYDPGFGSRQFEATSTDILENAHGGYYHEGTPSLRNLAAISTGDYDDVTAAKPWDTAAPKALALAGLEAAGDVAHGTARTVGELLQGDLDDARRSVAATGKEMVGDAADAAASIVGDRAEVLTAPVKAVKGVLGLLG, encoded by the coding sequence ATGAGCGACCCGCGCACCGTCTACGCCGAGCTGACCAGCGGAAACCTCGGTGCAGGCCCAGCCACCACCGTGGCCGGGGGCCGCAGCGCCCTGGCCGCCGAGCTGCGCACGGTGGCCGACACCCGCGGACAGCTGGTGACCCTGTGGTTCGCCGGGCTGGGCTCCGCGAGTGCGCTGCGCAGCCTGGACCAGCGCAGCACCGACCTCGGCCGCGCCGACGACGACCTCAGCGCGGCCGCCCGGCTGCTGGGCGAGCTGGCCACCGAGCAGCAGCGCGTGCACCAGGTGGCCGGTGTGCTCATGCAGGAGTGGCAGCGGGCCTCCCAGGTGCTGCTGCCGGCAAACCCTCCCCTGTTCGAGCTGGTCACCGAGAACGTCCACAGCCGGCTCAAGGAGGTGCAGTCCATCCACCGCGGCGAGCTGGACCGCATCGCCCGCGCCTTCGACGGGCTGGCGGTGCAGCCCGCGGTGGGCGCCTCGGCCAGCACTCCCGGCGACGCCGCGCTGCCCGCGCCGGGAACGCAGCCCGCTGCCGTCGCCGCGTGGTGGAAGAGCCTGACCACCGAGCAGCAGGCCAGCCTGCGCTCCCAGCACCCCGACGCGCTGAGCGAGCTGGACGGGCTGCCGCCGGCCGTCCTGGACGAGGTGAACCGCGCCCGGCTGCGTCGCGACCACGACTCCGCCCAGCAGCAGCTGGACGACGCCGATCGGCGGCTGCGCGAGCTCGGGCTGTCCGGCACGCCCGACGCGATGCTGCTGGGCAGCTTCCCACCCGAGGTGCGCGCAGCCGCGCTGGACCGGGCCACCGCGGAGCAGCTGCTGCAGCGCACCCAGCAGGTGGACGACGCTGTTCGCAGCGCGCAGGCCATGGCGGCACAGTCTCCGGGGACCGGGCCGGTGCAGCTGCTCAGCTACCGCTCCACCGGCCCCGGCGGGCTGGCCATCTCCTTCGGCGACCCCTCGCTGGCCAAGCACGTCGCCGTTGCCGTCCCGGGGACCTCGTCGGGTCCGGGCAGCCCCGGCCTCGACCAGGCCGCGGCCCTGCGCCGGGCCATGGACGAGCGCGACCCCGGCGGCTCGCACGCGACCGTGCAGTGGGTGGACTACGACGCCCCGGACAGCATTGGTGACGTGCAGGCGGTGGCCCAGACGGGCAACGCCGAGAAGGGCGCGCCCACGCTGGTCGGCGACGTGGCGGGGTGGCGGGCCGCGGCTGGGGCGGCGCAGGTCGGCCCGCCGCAGCACGTCACCGTGGTGGGTCACTCCTACGGCAGCACCGTGGTGGGCTTCGCCGCGCAGCACGGGCTGGCGGCCGACGACGTGGCCCTGGTCGGGTCACCCGGCGTCGGTGCGACCTCGGCGGACCAGCTCTCCCCCGGCCGGGGCCACGTGTGGGCAGGCTCGGCCGAGCACGACCCGGTGGTCCAGCTCACCCGGGGCAGCGGCCTCACCAGCCTGCCCTCGGGCGTCGGCCCCTACGACCCTGGGTTCGGCAGCCGGCAGTTCGAGGCCACCAGCACGGACATCCTCGAGAACGCCCACGGCGGCTACTACCACGAGGGCACGCCGTCGCTGCGCAACCTGGCGGCCATCTCCACCGGCGACTACGACGACGTCACCGCGGCCAAGCCGTGGGACACCGCAGCCCCGAAGGCGCTGGCCTTGGCGGGGCTCGAGGCTGCCGGAGACGTCGCCCACGGCACCGCGCGCACCGTGGGAGAGCTGCTGCAGGGCGATCTCGACGACGCGAGGCGAAGCGTGGCCGCCACCGGCAAGGAGATGGTGGGCGACGCCGCCGACGCCGCGGCATCCATCGTCGGCGACCGTGCGGAGGTGCTCACTGCCCCCGTGAAGGCGGTGAAGGGCGTGCTGGGGCTGCTCGGCTAA
- a CDS encoding acyl-CoA dehydrogenase family protein, with amino-acid sequence MDLTLSEEHQALKESAAAFVDKEVVPFAAEWDRAEQVDRAIVGKLGRAGLLGLGVPEELGGSGGDMFAYCLAIEELGRGDQAIRGIVSVSLGLVGKSIARFGTPEQQERWLPGICSGEMVGCFGLTEPGVGSDAGNLTTKAVRDGGDYLITGSKQFITNGNWADVALVMARTGGEGGRGVSAFLVPTDSAGFSTTKITDKLGLRGQDTAALHLDAVRVPASAMLGEEGRGFTVAMTALDRGRTSIAASAVGLSTACLDAALDYAASREQFGRTIAGHQLVQQLLVETQVERDAARLLVWRAADLCDRGQPFRAEASAAKYYAAESAVRAANRCLQVFGGYGFVEEYPLAKYLRDARVLTLYEGTTQVQTLLLGRALTGVSAF; translated from the coding sequence GTGGACCTCACGTTGTCCGAGGAGCACCAGGCCCTGAAGGAGTCGGCGGCAGCGTTCGTCGACAAGGAAGTGGTGCCCTTCGCCGCGGAGTGGGACCGCGCCGAGCAGGTCGACCGCGCCATCGTGGGCAAGCTGGGCCGAGCCGGGCTGCTGGGCCTGGGGGTGCCCGAGGAGCTGGGCGGGTCCGGTGGCGACATGTTCGCCTACTGCCTGGCCATCGAGGAGCTGGGCCGGGGCGACCAGGCCATCCGCGGCATCGTCAGCGTCTCCCTGGGCCTGGTGGGCAAGAGCATCGCCCGCTTCGGCACCCCGGAGCAGCAGGAGCGCTGGCTGCCCGGCATCTGCTCGGGGGAGATGGTGGGCTGCTTCGGCCTCACCGAGCCCGGGGTGGGCTCCGACGCCGGCAACCTCACCACCAAGGCGGTCCGCGACGGCGGCGATTACCTGATCACCGGCTCCAAGCAGTTCATCACCAACGGCAACTGGGCCGACGTCGCGCTGGTGATGGCCCGCACCGGCGGCGAGGGCGGCCGCGGGGTGAGCGCCTTCCTCGTGCCCACCGACTCCGCCGGCTTCTCCACCACCAAGATCACCGACAAGCTGGGCCTGCGCGGGCAGGACACCGCGGCGCTGCACCTGGACGCCGTGCGGGTGCCCGCCTCGGCCATGCTCGGCGAGGAGGGCCGCGGGTTCACCGTGGCGATGACCGCGCTGGACCGCGGTCGCACCTCCATCGCCGCCTCGGCCGTGGGTCTGTCCACCGCGTGCCTGGACGCTGCGCTGGACTACGCCGCCAGCCGTGAGCAGTTCGGCCGCACCATCGCCGGGCACCAGCTGGTGCAGCAGCTGCTGGTGGAGACACAGGTGGAGCGCGACGCCGCCCGGCTGCTGGTGTGGCGTGCCGCCGACCTCTGCGACCGCGGTCAGCCCTTCCGGGCGGAGGCCTCCGCCGCCAAGTACTACGCCGCCGAGTCCGCGGTGCGGGCGGCCAACCGCTGCCTGCAGGTGTTCGGTGGCTACGGCTTCGTGGAGGAGTACCCGCTGGCCAAGTACCTGCGCGACGCGCGCGTGCTCACCCTCTACGAGGGCACCACCCAGGTGCAGACCCTGCTGCTGGGCCGCGCACTCACCGGCGTCAGCGCCTTCTAG